One segment of Aquimarina sp. BL5 DNA contains the following:
- a CDS encoding 6-carboxytetrahydropterin synthase, producing MNDKVEDSLNRKVAITRREHFNAAHRLHNPDWTEEKNKKVFGKCNNPNYHGHNYELEVKVIGYVQPETGYVIDTKILSDVIKDQITGRFDHKNLNLDVAEFKNLNPTAENIAMVTYDILREHLDQKLELKIKLYETPRNYVEFPL from the coding sequence ATGAATGACAAGGTAGAAGATTCCTTAAATAGAAAAGTAGCCATTACCAGAAGAGAACATTTTAATGCCGCCCATAGATTACATAATCCTGATTGGACTGAAGAAAAAAATAAAAAAGTTTTTGGCAAATGTAATAACCCTAATTACCACGGTCATAATTATGAGCTTGAAGTTAAAGTTATTGGTTATGTCCAACCAGAAACCGGATATGTTATAGATACAAAGATCCTATCTGATGTAATTAAAGATCAAATAACCGGTCGTTTTGATCATAAAAACCTAAATCTGGATGTAGCGGAATTTAAAAATTTAAACCCTACCGCAGAAAATATAGCAATGGTAACCTATGATATCTTAAGAGAACATTTGGATCAAAAACTAGAGCTAAAAATAAAGCTTTATGAAACACCAAGAAATTATGTTGAATTCCCACTATAA
- a CDS encoding glutathione peroxidase translates to MINKIKTAPKKSDSTTIKSAESIYDIKINSIEGKDIDLESFKGKKILFVNVASKCGFTGQYKDLQKLYNIYQDSLMIIGSPCNQFGKQEPGSTSEIQSFCERNYGVTFLITEKIDVKGNSQHPLYDWLTSKQKNGKKNSSVKWNFQKYLIDEQGQLIDYYFSTTSPMSLKIKKHLN, encoded by the coding sequence ATGATTAATAAAATTAAGACAGCACCAAAAAAATCCGACAGTACAACAATCAAATCGGCTGAATCTATTTACGATATCAAAATCAACAGTATAGAGGGGAAAGATATTGACTTAGAAAGCTTTAAAGGAAAAAAGATATTGTTTGTTAATGTAGCTTCTAAATGCGGTTTTACTGGTCAATACAAGGATTTACAAAAACTATATAATATCTACCAAGATAGTCTTATGATCATTGGATCCCCTTGTAATCAATTTGGTAAACAAGAACCAGGAAGCACCTCTGAAATTCAATCTTTTTGTGAACGTAATTACGGTGTAACATTCTTAATAACTGAAAAGATTGATGTTAAAGGAAATAGTCAACATCCACTATATGATTGGCTAACTAGTAAACAAAAAAACGGTAAGAAAAATTCAAGTGTAAAGTGGAATTTTCAAAAATACTTGATTGACGAACAAGGTCAACTTATTGATTATTATTTTTCGACAACTAGCCCGATGAGTTTAAAAATAAAAAAGCATCTCAACTAA